In Paraburkholderia flagellata, a genomic segment contains:
- a CDS encoding universal stress protein, producing the protein MSSFSRMLLVYDGTSEAQAALQRCSQLSLALCAPVDVVAVVDTESVNASCGGLLSDVAYTHLEERARGTLCDAVAQLANIGITANGYVKYGRIADVVTRHAQTFNPDLIVLGHRARARRSRWWSERPAHIDLTERLCGTTIVTVTLASA; encoded by the coding sequence ATGTCTTCCTTTTCCCGCATGCTGCTCGTGTACGACGGCACGAGCGAGGCCCAGGCCGCTCTGCAACGCTGCTCGCAGCTCTCGCTTGCCTTGTGCGCCCCAGTCGACGTGGTCGCCGTCGTCGATACCGAAAGCGTGAACGCAAGCTGCGGCGGCCTGCTGAGCGACGTCGCCTATACCCATCTCGAGGAAAGGGCCCGTGGCACACTCTGCGATGCCGTCGCACAGTTGGCCAATATCGGCATCACCGCGAATGGCTACGTCAAATACGGGCGAATCGCCGATGTCGTGACGCGTCACGCGCAAACGTTCAACCCCGACCTCATCGTGCTCGGCCACCGTGCGCGAGCAAGGCGCTCGCGGTGGTGGAGCGAGCGTCCCGCTCATATCGATCTCACTGAGCGCTTGTGCGGAACGACCATCGTTACCGTGACGCTGGCATCGGCTTAA
- a CDS encoding sensor histidine kinase, giving the protein MNAHAIEPSGTPNAYLHATDARASAPRGAWRSFEAWSRPLWVLLAAACAYASYSTHAVSWQVLVRFGLPLVLPAILVTALVALKLVELHVYVRRMEARVERSLGEGAEAVLPEDTGPATIARLARAFNVGARHRARRQAELLHVLAAYAHDLRTPLTRMTMRSELVEEAAVRDALARDLAEMTELVEGSLSCARMQCSALEPMRSIDADSLLGVLIADYRDAGRIVELEGRVGRPVMTSPHALRRVLVNLIDNALRYGVDVHLSVRVEAQRLVLAVLDSGPGIAPARLESVFAAWYRAPETAASATGSGLGLTIARRLTLAMHGELELENRCTGGLEARLILPLAAA; this is encoded by the coding sequence ATGAACGCGCACGCCATCGAACCATCGGGTACCCCAAACGCTTACCTGCACGCAACCGATGCCCGCGCTTCGGCGCCTCGCGGCGCGTGGCGGTCTTTCGAAGCGTGGTCGCGGCCCTTATGGGTGCTGCTTGCGGCGGCCTGCGCTTACGCCTCTTACTCAACCCATGCAGTGTCGTGGCAGGTGCTCGTGCGCTTCGGCTTGCCCCTGGTGCTGCCCGCCATACTCGTGACTGCGCTCGTGGCGCTGAAGCTCGTCGAGTTGCACGTGTACGTTCGGCGCATGGAGGCCAGGGTCGAGCGCAGCCTCGGCGAAGGGGCGGAGGCGGTCCTGCCCGAAGACACGGGGCCCGCTACGATTGCGCGTCTCGCCCGCGCGTTCAATGTGGGCGCGCGCCATCGGGCGCGCCGCCAGGCCGAGTTGCTACATGTGCTTGCCGCCTATGCGCACGATTTGCGCACGCCGCTTACGCGCATGACCATGCGTTCGGAACTCGTGGAGGAAGCGGCGGTAAGAGACGCGCTCGCCCGCGACCTTGCAGAGATGACCGAACTGGTCGAAGGCAGTCTTTCCTGCGCGCGTATGCAATGCAGCGCGCTGGAGCCCATGCGTTCCATCGATGCAGACAGCTTGCTCGGCGTGCTGATTGCGGACTATCGGGACGCCGGGCGCATCGTCGAACTCGAGGGGCGGGTGGGACGTCCCGTGATGACGAGTCCCCATGCGCTGCGCCGCGTGCTTGTGAATCTCATCGACAATGCGCTGCGCTACGGCGTGGATGTCCATCTTAGTGTGAGGGTCGAGGCGCAGCGTCTCGTGCTGGCGGTACTCGATTCGGGGCCGGGCATCGCTCCCGCGCGTCTGGAGTCGGTTTTCGCCGCCTGGTACCGCGCGCCCGAAACGGCCGCCTCGGCGACGGGCTCGGGCCTCGGGCTCACGATTGCGCGACGCCTCACGCTCGCCATGCACGGCGAACTCGAACTCGAAAACCGGTGCACGGGCGGCCTCGAGGCGCGTCTGATACTGCCGTTGGCGGCAGCGTGA
- a CDS encoding epoxide hydrolase family protein, translated as MFSNDFSPMRRHLLAASAAVGAFALFPEAIYADTQNAKIRPFKANIPDAALADLRRRLANTRWPGKETVADESQGVRLARMQQLVQYWGSDYDWRKGEAKLNEFPMFVTEIDGLDIQFIHVRSQHENALPMIMTHGWPGSILELTKAIKPLTDPTAFGGSADDAFHVVVPSLPGFGFSGKPTTPGWGSDHIARAWGELMGRLGYARFVSQGGDCGSVVSHRMAMQHVKGLIGIHVNMPATVPPDIARLLALGEPAPASLSPDEKRAYEKLNVFYRDNCGYSAMMVTRPQTVGYALADSPVGQAAWMYDKISQWTYSGGVPERSLSRDEILDDISLYWLTNSATSSAQIYWEDHSNNFNAVDIALPAAITVFPGEIYQAPRSWAERSYHDLVYFNTVDKGGHFAAWEEPLLFAQEVRAGFRPIRKLA; from the coding sequence ATGTTTTCGAATGATTTTTCCCCAATGCGACGCCACCTGCTAGCCGCATCGGCGGCGGTTGGCGCGTTTGCGCTCTTTCCTGAAGCGATTTACGCCGACACGCAGAACGCAAAAATTCGCCCATTCAAGGCGAATATTCCGGACGCTGCGCTGGCCGATTTGCGCCGGCGTCTTGCCAATACGCGTTGGCCCGGAAAGGAAACCGTGGCCGACGAATCGCAAGGCGTTCGCCTCGCACGCATGCAGCAGCTGGTTCAGTATTGGGGCAGTGATTATGACTGGCGCAAGGGTGAGGCGAAACTCAATGAATTTCCCATGTTCGTGACGGAAATAGACGGGCTGGATATCCAGTTCATTCACGTGCGCTCGCAACACGAGAATGCTTTGCCGATGATCATGACGCACGGTTGGCCCGGCTCGATTCTCGAACTGACCAAGGCCATCAAACCGCTGACCGATCCCACAGCTTTCGGCGGGAGCGCCGACGACGCTTTCCACGTGGTCGTACCGTCTTTGCCCGGCTTCGGCTTTTCGGGAAAGCCGACCACGCCAGGTTGGGGCTCCGATCATATCGCGCGGGCTTGGGGCGAACTGATGGGGCGCCTTGGCTACGCACGTTTTGTCTCCCAGGGGGGCGATTGCGGCTCGGTCGTCTCGCACCGCATGGCCATGCAGCACGTAAAAGGCTTGATTGGCATTCACGTGAACATGCCCGCAACCGTGCCGCCGGATATTGCGCGGCTGCTTGCGCTGGGTGAACCCGCGCCCGCGAGCCTCTCCCCGGACGAGAAACGTGCGTACGAAAAACTGAATGTTTTCTATCGCGACAACTGCGGCTATTCGGCCATGATGGTGACGCGTCCACAGACGGTGGGCTACGCCCTGGCCGATTCGCCCGTGGGCCAGGCGGCATGGATGTACGACAAGATTTCCCAATGGACTTATAGCGGCGGTGTTCCCGAGCGTTCTCTGAGCCGCGACGAGATTCTCGACGATATTTCGCTCTACTGGCTCACCAACAGCGCGACGTCGTCGGCCCAGATTTACTGGGAAGATCACTCGAATAACTTCAACGCGGTCGATATCGCGTTGCCGGCGGCCATCACTGTGTTTCCGGGTGAGATCTATCAGGCGCCGCGCAGTTGGGCAGAGCGCAGTTATCACGATCTCGTCTACTTCAACACGGTCGACAAGGGCGGCCATTTCGCGGCCTGGGAAGAACCGTTGCTCTTCGCACAGGAGGTTCGCGCCGGATTCAGGCCGATACGCAAGCTCGCTTAG
- a CDS encoding response regulator yields the protein MEKIDHILVVDDDRGIRELVAGYLQRNGMQVTTACNGREMHEYLGRHTPDLVLLDLILPGEDGLALYRGLRESRHRALPVVMLTARCDVTDRIVGLEMGADDYMAKPFQARELLARIRAVLRRTRMLPPDLQPVDDTPVLGFGDWRLDTTARHLLESDDTVVALSGAEYRLLRVFLDHAQRVLTRDQLLNLTQRRNADPFDRSIDLLVSRLRQKLNDTARAARYIKTLRNEGYVLSTPVTVHHDARETAPGSRARVESEALCF from the coding sequence ATGGAAAAAATCGATCACATACTGGTTGTCGACGACGACCGCGGCATACGCGAACTGGTTGCCGGTTATCTCCAGCGAAACGGCATGCAGGTCACGACCGCGTGCAACGGAAGGGAAATGCATGAGTATCTGGGAAGACATACACCCGACCTCGTCCTGCTCGACCTGATTCTGCCTGGCGAAGACGGTCTCGCGCTCTACCGCGGGTTGCGCGAAAGTCGCCATCGCGCGCTGCCCGTCGTCATGCTCACGGCCCGCTGTGATGTCACCGACCGCATCGTCGGGCTCGAAATGGGTGCGGACGACTATATGGCCAAGCCATTTCAGGCCCGCGAACTGCTCGCCCGCATCCGGGCGGTGCTGCGCCGCACGCGCATGCTGCCACCCGACCTGCAGCCCGTGGACGATACGCCGGTCCTCGGCTTCGGGGACTGGCGCCTCGACACCACCGCGCGCCATCTGCTCGAATCCGACGACACGGTCGTCGCGCTCAGCGGCGCCGAATATCGCTTGCTGCGCGTGTTTCTCGACCACGCGCAACGCGTATTGACGCGCGACCAGTTGCTCAACCTCACGCAGCGGCGCAACGCCGACCCGTTCGACCGCTCGATCGATTTGCTGGTGAGCCGGCTCAGGCAAAAATTGAACGACACGGCACGCGCGGCCCGTTACATCAAGACTCTGCGCAACGAGGGCTATGTTCTTTCCACGCCAGTGACGGTTCACCACGACGCGCGCGAAACCGCGCCGGGCAGTCGCGCCCGCGTAGAAAGCGAGGCGCTCTGTTTTTAG
- a CDS encoding cytochrome P450 encodes MQFSDFSSPAFFTNPYPLYEKIRAAGPILQVGPKAFVTGRFEIIDALLRDPRMGKTYLQSVAARYGDEATAQPVFQSLSRTLLMMNPPAHTRLRALLMKTFNARSIEKLTSIIEATTHELLERVASRAEFDLVSDYAFPLPVQIICRLLDVPVAHASALGGAAGQLVAAFDLAPLDENGLRAADEAALTLERYFHGVIEQRRAQPGDDLVSAMLCVEDEGSRLTDEEVVSNAVLLFIAGHETTSNMIGNMMIALFRHPQQMEALKLNPKLLPRAIAECMRYDGAVQMLVRTALEDITHGPASLARGSVVFMLIGSANRDPAAFPAPDTLDFARNASTPSVAFGAGIHYCLGARLAVLELDVAMRSLLARFPEIRPVDLDGLVWHRRNNLRGVTSLRVRTR; translated from the coding sequence ATGCAATTCTCCGACTTCTCCTCGCCCGCCTTCTTCACCAATCCTTATCCCCTGTACGAAAAGATTCGCGCAGCAGGGCCGATCTTGCAGGTTGGGCCCAAAGCCTTCGTGACGGGGCGCTTCGAGATCATCGACGCCCTGCTGCGCGACCCGCGCATGGGCAAGACCTATCTGCAAAGCGTGGCCGCTCGCTATGGCGATGAGGCGACGGCACAACCGGTGTTTCAGTCGCTGAGCCGTACCTTGCTGATGATGAATCCGCCCGCGCATACACGATTGCGTGCTTTGTTGATGAAGACGTTCAACGCCCGAAGCATCGAGAAGCTGACTTCGATTATCGAGGCGACCACGCATGAATTGCTCGAACGCGTGGCCTCGCGCGCCGAGTTCGATCTGGTCAGCGACTACGCATTCCCGTTGCCGGTGCAGATCATCTGCCGGCTGCTCGACGTACCCGTTGCGCACGCGAGCGCACTGGGCGGCGCGGCAGGCCAGCTCGTCGCGGCATTCGATCTCGCACCGCTCGACGAAAACGGCCTGCGCGCGGCCGACGAAGCCGCGCTCACGCTCGAACGTTACTTTCACGGCGTGATCGAGCAGCGTCGCGCACAACCCGGCGACGATCTGGTCTCCGCCATGCTCTGCGTGGAAGACGAAGGTTCGCGGCTCACGGATGAAGAAGTCGTTTCGAATGCCGTCCTGCTATTCATTGCCGGGCACGAAACGACGTCGAACATGATCGGCAATATGATGATCGCGCTCTTTCGCCATCCGCAGCAAATGGAGGCGCTAAAGCTCAACCCGAAGCTGTTGCCGCGGGCGATCGCGGAGTGCATGCGTTATGACGGCGCGGTGCAAATGCTCGTGCGCACCGCGCTCGAAGACATCACGCATGGACCCGCCTCGCTCGCGCGCGGCTCCGTCGTGTTCATGTTGATCGGGTCGGCCAACCGCGATCCGGCCGCATTCCCCGCGCCCGATACGCTGGACTTCGCGCGCAATGCGAGCACGCCTTCGGTCGCGTTCGGCGCGGGCATTCACTACTGTCTGGGCGCGCGGCTCGCAGTACTTGAGCTGGATGTCGCGATGCGCTCCCTGCTTGCCCGTTTCCCCGAGATCCGCCCTGTGGATCTGGACGGACTGGTCTGGCATCGTCGCAATAACCTGCGCGGCGTGACGTCCCTGCGCGTGCGCACGCGTTGA
- a CDS encoding response regulator transcription factor, translated as MPSSGSRAEPIVFVIDDDISVRESLELLLRSAGLHAQIFACAEDFLAHPRVFAPTCLVLDVSLPQVNGLELQQRIAADRPDMPIIFITGHGDVPMTVKAMKAGAVEFLTKPFNDETLLEAIHDAVERSRDALESHMALRALHDSYATLTPREREVIALVVSGLLNKQIGGELGISEITVKMHRGKVMQKMSADSLPELVNMATKLRLSPQRDRKR; from the coding sequence ATGCCGTCGAGCGGTTCGCGTGCCGAGCCCATTGTCTTTGTTATCGACGACGACATTTCCGTGCGCGAATCGCTGGAGTTATTGCTGCGCAGTGCAGGCCTGCACGCGCAGATATTCGCTTGCGCCGAAGATTTTCTTGCTCATCCGCGCGTTTTCGCGCCCACCTGTCTGGTTCTGGACGTATCGCTTCCGCAGGTGAACGGCCTGGAACTGCAGCAGCGCATTGCCGCCGACCGGCCCGATATGCCGATCATCTTCATCACCGGTCACGGGGACGTGCCCATGACCGTGAAAGCGATGAAAGCCGGTGCAGTCGAATTCCTGACCAAGCCTTTCAACGACGAGACGTTGCTCGAGGCCATTCACGACGCCGTCGAGCGAAGCCGTGACGCCCTCGAAAGCCACATGGCGTTGCGCGCGCTTCACGACAGCTATGCGACGCTCACACCGCGCGAGCGGGAAGTCATAGCGCTCGTGGTTTCGGGATTGCTGAACAAGCAGATAGGCGGCGAACTCGGCATCAGCGAAATTACCGTGAAGATGCACCGCGGTAAGGTTATGCAGAAGATGAGCGCCGATTCGCTGCCGGAGCTTGTCAATATGGCGACGAAGCTACGTTTGTCGCCGCAGCGCGATCGCAAGCGCTAG
- a CDS encoding response regulator: MLVTLVDDDEAVRESLPDLVRVFGYAVSVFSSAEAFLASEVVDQTQCLILDINMPGMGGMGLFRELKRLGKNVPVVFITAHKDAAVRDRLIAQGACDCLFKPFSDTALLAALKVALREN; this comes from the coding sequence ATGCTGGTAACGTTGGTCGATGATGACGAAGCAGTGCGGGAATCGCTTCCAGATCTGGTGAGAGTGTTCGGATATGCCGTGAGCGTGTTCTCGTCTGCCGAGGCTTTTCTCGCGTCCGAAGTTGTCGATCAAACCCAGTGTCTGATCCTCGACATCAATATGCCGGGTATGGGCGGGATGGGGCTTTTTCGTGAGTTGAAGCGTCTTGGCAAGAACGTGCCGGTCGTTTTCATTACCGCTCACAAAGACGCCGCCGTTCGCGATCGCCTGATCGCGCAGGGTGCATGCGATTGCCTGTTCAAACCCTTTAGCGATACGGCACTTCTCGCGGCGCTCAAGGTTGCGCTGCGCGAGAACTGA
- a CDS encoding response regulator transcription factor, which produces MQRPGETQRQMSASVSQALPVVFVVDDDVSVRESLELLIRSAGWQPQVFGSAQPFLAHPRVCGPSCLLLDVSLPDLHGLDLQRQIVADRADMPIIFITGYPDVPVTVRAMKAGAIEFFTKPFNGEALVDAIREGIERSREAIDTESELRVLQARYAALTPREREVMTLVVCGLLNKQVAAELGISEITVKGHRGRLMEKMEAGSLPELVIMAAKVCPQAQAAWQPGGARARGRRSALAGSQRL; this is translated from the coding sequence ATGCAAAGACCTGGCGAAACTCAACGACAGATGTCCGCGAGCGTCTCGCAGGCGCTTCCTGTTGTGTTCGTGGTGGACGACGACGTGTCCGTGCGCGAATCGCTGGAATTGCTCATTCGCAGCGCCGGATGGCAGCCGCAGGTGTTCGGCTCCGCGCAGCCATTTCTCGCTCACCCTCGCGTTTGCGGGCCAAGTTGCCTGCTGCTCGATGTGTCGCTTCCGGATCTGCACGGTCTGGACTTGCAGCGCCAAATCGTGGCCGACCGTGCCGACATGCCGATCATTTTCATTACCGGCTACCCCGATGTACCTGTGACGGTGCGGGCCATGAAAGCCGGCGCCATTGAATTCTTCACCAAGCCATTCAATGGCGAAGCGTTGGTGGACGCTATTCGCGAAGGCATCGAGCGCAGCCGCGAGGCGATCGACACGGAGAGCGAACTCCGCGTGCTCCAGGCGCGCTATGCCGCGCTCACCCCGCGCGAACGGGAAGTGATGACGCTCGTGGTGTGCGGCTTGCTCAACAAGCAGGTGGCGGCGGAGCTTGGCATCAGCGAGATCACGGTAAAGGGGCATCGCGGCAGACTGATGGAGAAAATGGAGGCGGGATCCTTGCCTGAACTCGTGATCATGGCCGCGAAGGTTTGCCCGCAGGCCCAGGCTGCGTGGCAGCCCGGCGGTGCGCGCGCAAGAGGCCGCCGCTCGGCGTTAGCCGGTTCACAGCGGCTTTGA
- a CDS encoding PAS domain-containing protein produces MGLAIDPGLVLDALSVIAWTALPDGRVDFVNRKWSEYTGLGLAASSGSQWQDTVDPGDLPELLGRHHAILASGEPGAIAARLRRFDGQHRWFDIQISPIRDAEGQIVRWCGTCNDIDDLRHAQEALDRQALDLQLIVECIPVPVTVTSPTGEVEGQNQLTLDYFGKSSEELKAWRSHDIVHPDDLDAAIAAQEASLASGKTYNVESRHRRADGVYRWVNVRGFPLRDRAGSILRWFLLCIDIEDRKRAEITLAESERHLNETINALPALIWSARPDGTGEFYNQYYLDYLGRTLSQVKDHEWTKAVHPDDLPGLMGAWTNIMASRMPGAAEARMQRYDGQYRWFLFRTSPLRDQDGNVVKWYGINIDIDDRKRTEEELRRSEAFLAEGQALARMGNFTWDADTDEIAWSEQIYHIFEFEPGTPVTLERIAERAHPEDMGFIAQFIEQGRRGESDIECQHRLLMPDQRIKHLHLIAHRVTDLPGRKEYSGTTLDISQRRSSEEALDKARAELSHVARVMSLGALTASIAHEVNQPLAGIVTNASTCLRMLAAVPPNIEGAQETARRTIRDGNRAADVITRLRALFTRRSVTIEPVDLAHTARDIIALMQGDLDRARVIMRMEFAEGLPFAGCDRVQVQQVIMNLLRNAADAMRTVDDRPRRVTVKTESESDEVIRLTVRDSGIGFDPQDAQRLFDAFYTTRQDGMGIGLAISRSIIESQNGRLWAEIPTDGPGAIFSFSLPVYGA; encoded by the coding sequence ATGGGATTGGCCATTGATCCCGGCCTCGTGCTGGATGCGCTGTCTGTTATTGCATGGACTGCGTTGCCCGACGGACGGGTCGACTTCGTCAACCGAAAATGGTCCGAATACACGGGCCTTGGCCTCGCGGCGTCTTCCGGCTCGCAGTGGCAGGACACGGTAGACCCCGGCGACCTGCCAGAACTGCTTGGGCGCCACCACGCCATTCTCGCTTCCGGGGAGCCTGGAGCAATCGCGGCGCGTCTGCGTCGCTTCGACGGCCAGCATCGCTGGTTCGATATTCAAATCAGTCCGATCCGCGACGCCGAAGGCCAGATCGTTCGCTGGTGCGGGACGTGCAACGATATCGACGACTTGCGGCACGCTCAGGAAGCGCTCGATCGGCAGGCGCTCGACCTGCAATTGATTGTCGAGTGTATTCCGGTGCCTGTCACGGTGACGTCGCCGACTGGCGAAGTCGAAGGTCAAAATCAGCTCACGCTCGATTATTTCGGAAAGTCATCCGAGGAACTCAAAGCCTGGCGCAGTCACGACATCGTGCATCCGGACGATCTCGACGCGGCGATTGCGGCGCAGGAAGCCTCGCTTGCGAGCGGCAAGACGTACAACGTCGAAAGCCGCCATCGGCGCGCAGACGGCGTTTACCGCTGGGTCAACGTGCGTGGATTTCCGCTGCGCGATCGCGCCGGCAGCATTCTGCGTTGGTTTCTCCTGTGCATCGATATCGAAGACAGGAAGCGAGCCGAGATCACGCTTGCGGAGAGCGAGCGCCACCTCAACGAAACGATCAACGCGCTGCCCGCGCTCATCTGGTCAGCGCGCCCGGATGGGACGGGCGAATTCTATAACCAGTACTACCTGGATTATCTCGGGCGAACGCTCTCGCAGGTGAAGGACCACGAGTGGACCAAGGCAGTGCATCCCGATGACCTTCCGGGGCTCATGGGCGCCTGGACCAACATTATGGCAAGCCGCATGCCGGGCGCAGCGGAAGCGCGCATGCAGCGCTACGACGGCCAGTACCGATGGTTTCTGTTTCGCACGAGCCCGTTGCGGGACCAGGATGGAAACGTCGTCAAATGGTATGGCATCAACATCGACATCGACGATCGCAAGCGCACAGAGGAAGAATTGCGGCGCAGCGAGGCCTTCCTCGCCGAAGGTCAGGCGCTGGCCAGAATGGGCAACTTTACGTGGGATGCCGATACGGATGAGATCGCCTGGTCGGAGCAGATTTACCACATCTTCGAGTTCGAGCCGGGCACGCCCGTTACGCTAGAGCGTATCGCCGAGCGAGCGCACCCGGAGGACATGGGGTTCATCGCGCAGTTCATCGAGCAGGGGCGGCGCGGCGAAAGCGATATCGAATGCCAGCACCGGCTATTGATGCCGGACCAGCGCATCAAGCATCTGCATCTGATCGCGCACCGCGTGACGGACCTGCCGGGCCGCAAGGAATATAGCGGCACGACGCTCGATATCAGCCAGCGCCGCAGTTCGGAAGAGGCGCTCGACAAGGCACGCGCGGAACTTTCGCATGTCGCGAGAGTGATGAGCCTTGGCGCGTTGACGGCTTCGATTGCCCATGAAGTCAATCAGCCGCTCGCGGGTATCGTGACCAACGCGAGCACCTGCCTGCGCATGCTGGCGGCCGTGCCCCCCAATATTGAAGGCGCGCAGGAAACGGCGCGGCGCACGATCCGCGACGGCAACCGCGCCGCCGACGTCATCACGCGGCTACGCGCGCTCTTCACCAGGCGCAGCGTCACGATCGAACCGGTCGATCTCGCTCACACTGCGCGGGACATCATCGCCCTCATGCAGGGCGATCTCGACCGCGCGCGCGTCATCATGCGCATGGAGTTCGCAGAGGGCCTGCCTTTCGCGGGCTGCGACCGCGTGCAGGTGCAGCAGGTCATCATGAACTTGTTGCGCAACGCGGCGGATGCCATGCGCACGGTGGACGACCGGCCCCGGCGCGTGACGGTGAAGACCGAATCCGAGTCGGACGAAGTGATCCGCTTGACCGTGCGGGACTCGGGAATCGGCTTTGACCCGCAAGACGCGCAACGGCTTTTCGATGCCTTTTATACGACGAGGCAAGACGGCATGGGCATTGGTCTCGCGATTAGCCGATCGATCATCGAGAGCCAGAACGGGCGTCTCTGGGCGGAGATCCCAACGGACGGTCCCGGCGCGATCTTCTCGTTCTCGCTTCCCGTCTATGGAGCGTGA
- a CDS encoding response regulator transcription factor, producing MLNTVTDRSAAPHVNTPAGVVYIVDDDDSVRDALASLLRSIDLEAHAFHSAEAFLAAPKSPGPSCLVLDVRLRGQSGLALQKSLLTQERQERAPMPVVFMTGYGDIAMTVEAMKAGAIDFLTKPFRDQDMIDAVVAALQRDAQRIEADNSLVQARERWDALTPREREVLLNVAAGLMNKQIASRMGIAEVTVKIHRGQAMRKMNVRSVADLVRQTVVLGVEPSGQSANTTVQGPSTFWMRS from the coding sequence ATGCTAAACACTGTGACCGACCGGTCGGCTGCCCCTCACGTCAACACCCCTGCCGGAGTCGTCTATATCGTGGACGACGACGATTCGGTGCGCGACGCACTCGCGAGCCTGCTGCGCTCGATTGACCTGGAAGCCCATGCCTTTCACTCCGCCGAAGCGTTCCTGGCGGCGCCCAAGAGCCCGGGGCCATCGTGTCTCGTGCTTGACGTCCGCTTGCGCGGTCAAAGCGGCCTGGCGCTGCAGAAGTCACTCCTGACGCAGGAACGGCAGGAACGCGCGCCCATGCCGGTCGTTTTCATGACGGGCTACGGCGATATCGCCATGACTGTCGAAGCGATGAAGGCGGGTGCAATCGACTTCCTCACCAAGCCCTTTCGCGATCAGGACATGATCGACGCCGTGGTCGCCGCGTTGCAGCGCGACGCGCAACGTATCGAAGCGGACAACTCGCTCGTGCAAGCGCGCGAGCGCTGGGACGCGCTGACGCCGCGCGAGCGGGAGGTGTTGCTCAACGTCGCGGCGGGGTTGATGAACAAGCAGATCGCTTCGAGAATGGGCATAGCGGAGGTCACGGTCAAGATCCACCGGGGCCAGGCCATGCGCAAAATGAATGTGCGCTCCGTGGCCGACCTGGTACGCCAAACCGTCGTGCTCGGGGTCGAGCCGTCGGGGCAGTCAGCTAACACGACGGTTCAGGGTCCCTCAACCTTTTGGATGCGTTCATAG
- a CDS encoding DUF3331 domain-containing protein, translating into MRLAQPRGVNDANDETHAPRDCVEVSAPDCSRNAWAHVVSGLLASPASRTSVARRVSATHTRSDLRPADDKAYGNCTVTIEERLANSSFTLSWSDPTRCSYREQVWKRAIARKSGICVLSGATIKRGDAVFRPLARRYKIPLNSGAMILAVSLEQWGAHTADPE; encoded by the coding sequence ATGCGCCTCGCGCAGCCACGTGGTGTCAATGACGCCAACGACGAAACACACGCGCCGCGCGATTGCGTGGAAGTCTCAGCGCCGGACTGCTCGCGGAATGCGTGGGCGCACGTGGTCTCGGGCCTGCTTGCCTCGCCGGCTTCGAGGACGAGCGTTGCGCGCCGCGTGAGCGCGACGCACACGCGAAGCGACCTCCGGCCCGCGGATGACAAGGCATACGGAAACTGCACGGTCACGATCGAAGAGCGACTGGCCAATTCTTCGTTCACGCTCTCGTGGAGCGACCCGACGCGCTGCAGCTACCGTGAACAGGTCTGGAAGCGGGCAATCGCCAGAAAGTCGGGCATCTGCGTACTTTCCGGAGCGACGATCAAGCGAGGCGATGCCGTTTTTCGGCCGTTAGCGCGGCGCTACAAGATCCCTTTGAATTCGGGGGCGATGATACTGGCCGTGTCGCTTGAGCAGTGGGGCGCTCACACGGCCGACCCCGAATAG
- a CDS encoding DUF3455 domain-containing protein — translation MKHLSRGKQIAIGAALISIMSAVHAQADSLDIPGAQPFLSTTAAGVQIYACEYGADHTLGWVFQHPRATLYDAHGAAVIEHSAGPSWQARDGSRIEGKVVAQKPSDTPGSVPQLLLQTHSTGAQGVLESVRYVQRVMTVGGVKPAAPCTVEHESGSSPYIATYVFYK, via the coding sequence ATGAAACACCTCTCACGCGGGAAGCAGATTGCAATTGGGGCAGCGCTGATTTCGATAATGAGCGCAGTGCACGCGCAAGCGGATTCGCTCGATATTCCGGGCGCACAGCCGTTTCTGTCCACGACTGCAGCGGGCGTGCAGATCTACGCCTGTGAGTACGGTGCGGATCACACGCTCGGCTGGGTCTTCCAGCACCCGCGCGCGACGCTATACGACGCGCACGGCGCGGCGGTGATCGAGCATTCTGCCGGACCCTCCTGGCAAGCGCGCGACGGCAGCCGCATCGAGGGCAAAGTCGTCGCGCAAAAGCCAAGCGATACGCCGGGTAGCGTGCCGCAGCTTCTGCTCCAGACGCACTCCACCGGAGCGCAGGGCGTGCTCGAATCCGTGCGCTACGTGCAGCGGGTCATGACGGTTGGCGGCGTAAAGCCGGCTGCGCCGTGCACAGTCGAGCACGAGTCGGGTAGTTCGCCTTATATCGCGACTTACGTCTTTTATAAGTAG